The stretch of DNA CATTTTAGGGCAGATTGGTTCTCATCAAACAACTTCTCATCTTGAACATCGAATACCAAATAACTTATGTACATCTTTAGCAATAAAATTATAAGAGAGGCTGCAACACACGCAAGGGCTAGCAAGAAACAAAAACAGGACTGAAGGCTTTTCACCTTGTTCCCCTGCAGGCAACTTTTCTTGAGAATCTTTGGCTACAGGAGTCACTTCTACTGGCTTATCTTCTTTCACATTTTTAGACTCCATGGTCCCTTCAGCGACATCCGGAATTGTGGTAGCCTTATTATCTGAAGAGCTCACATCAATATTTGTAGCTTTTGCTCCATTGAGGCTATCAACATCAGGAGACTCTTCTACAAGTGTGGGTGCTTTGGTCTCCTCCTTTGAAGCAGCAGAAACAGCAGGAGATCTAACCTTAGGTTGTACAGGTAGAGCTGACTCCATGTCTACAAAAGATAAAGAATCAGTTTGCAATTGTAACCAAAACAAATTATCCACATGACAAACAGATATATGAACATACCCTGTACTTGGACCATGCTTCCCACATTTTCCGTGCTGCTAGATGGTGGTGCCTCTAATATGCGGCTGATGGTTTCTCTTAGAGTTTTATTGGGGAGAAGATCATCAGCTAATATGCTTGTGGCACCACAGACACACACTGACTTGCTAATTATGTAGTCCCTGATACCTGACAGTAAAATGCAAACATCATTTAATTCCCTAAACATCATGATGCATTGACAAAAAGGAAAAGGTAACACTGCAATATATACATAATAATAAAGAAATAGCAGGGCCAGTCAtattatatgcattatcaatacAAATAGCATACATTACAATTGGAAACTTAATAGCCAGCTTACATTTATCACAAAAACTCCTAaagcagcatttactagttagAACAGCATCCTTCATTACTTCTTTGCACAATGGGCAGCGTAGCTCCGGTGGAAGATCGCCAACAGAGCGGGTGGTGGGTAGGCCCTCTATCTCCTTCTCAAAAGCAGCTCTAACACAAAGCATAGTGTTTAGATTCTTGCCAAAATTACATGTGTGCTATTTATAACAAAATCAGGTCAAGAAAATTTTGTACTCACTCATTGGGCTTCAAAACAGCACCAGCCCCACTTGGCAGTGCATATGAACCATCCGGAGTTTGCAACAACATTGATTTTGGAATGCCAGTTGGGGGTTTCATCCTTCTCACATCATATCTAGCATCACCATTTGTTGGGCAATGTTGAATGAAATGGCCTGCAAAACAAGCTCCACTGAACGAAAGAAGAGCGAATGAAACATAGTGCTAAGATCATACAAGCCACCAACATACCAGGTACTTTACATCTATGACAAACATAACCTGGAGGAGGTGTCTTGCGTTCCAGCCCACGTCCTTCAGGATAACAAAGGAATATCTATTAAGAAATATAGCTTCTCTGCtagaaaacaagaaaaaaaaatcgacaTTGCATATCAATGAACAAACAATCTATTATATATTTACCAGTCTTAAGTAACACACTGTATTTAAAAACTTCAACACTAGGACAAGAATATCCATGTTGCAAAGGTGGATATAGTACTTCCCTCAACAAAGATATACTCAGCTTATAAGTATATACCCTAAAGGCCTAAACTCTAATTATTCTTTATTATTGCAAAAGAAGGTTAAAGCATTACCAAAGCCACGGCCAGCCATCATTCTGCCACCCATCCCCCTACCATAACCTCTTCCAGAACCATAACCATCAGGGATTTGGCTGAAAGCACAGACCATCCAGTCAAACGATTATAAAaccaatattttatattttattaaAATTACACTGCATAGCTTAAACTATCAGTTGCCAAGCAGTCCAAATAGGGGGTTTCTAATCCAGAAGTTACTGACCTATAGTCAAGGGCCGATGTATCAATAAGTGCTTTTATTTTACTGTCTTCATCAACTTTATTTTCAGAAGCATCAACTGCCTGGCTAGCAGGCTGAGAAAGGAGCGAATCAGAAACATATAATTCATTGCCAAACTCATCATCCCACTCGGATTCTTCAGGCTGCAGTTTTAATATATGGAATATCAGCTCCCCAGATACATTTCTAGTTGGTCAAAAATCCTAGTGCAATTCCAATGGCCAATTTCGCCACGAATAAGGCATATAAGTTGACATTCTTACATATTTCATTGATGAATCACCAAGAAAACCACTAGCAACAGGCGCGACTTCAACCACATTTTCGGTGGCTTTGGACCTGCAGAATTGGATAAACATCTCAATCTCAATATATGTTTGCTGATAACTCCGGACCATTTTCATTTGACATAATCCAGCCAAACAATCAAATCCAAAGCTCTGCCTTGCAGATAGCCACAAGGCGTTAACTCAGAACAAATCACTTAAAGGAATTAAGAAGTATTTGACTACTGTTCAAGTATGTAATCAAAGATCAAGACAGTACTCTTCAGGTTCTGTGACAATAGGCTTCCTTGGCCGTCCTGGTATCCGCCGAATCAATACAGATGTGTTCTTTGGTATCATAGTAGCCTCATCAGCATACTCTGAAAGTGAAAATATCACCAGGAAACAATTTAAGTAATACCCCGATGGCATGAGTCCATCCCAAATACACAAATGAAAATCACAATACAAACTGTATTCGATACATGAAGATTTGAGTGCTTAGTAGAGTATCATTTTAAATGCATCGTCCTACATCTGACTCCTTCCTTGAAAACATAAAAGGCACCATTTGCAATCGGACTAACTTATTACGCACCAAGACGACACTTGGTTTCTAGCTCTTATAACATCTTTAAACTAATTCAAATTCCTAAAGTTCACAAAAGTCATGACAAGACTATCTATGAGCAATCTCCGTCAATTCCTGACCTCAGATTATAGCTAACCCTTCACATGAGATCTGCTTAGCAGGCTCAGCAAAGAAGGATAAGTGCCAGGCATGGTTAAAACAAAGCATCAGCATTTCACATGCTTGGCTTAGGCGATGCAGACCTTGAGTGTGTGCGAAATAGGCCTTGATTTACCATGCCACACAAACAGTTGTACAGCCTGTTTTATCACAATTTTAACCAGGCCCTATCAACTTACATATATTCAAAGCATACACAAAATCAAAAGGGCTCCTTGCTGAAAAAGAACCAACCTTCATCAGTCTGAGCATTTGAGATCATGAGGTCGAAATCTGTACCCCTGCCAAGATGCTTGGACTCAAAAATCCGCTCTTTCAAGTTGGCAACTGAGATGAATTGCCCCTCGATCGGAATCGAGTCATAGTCTCTGGCACTCTTGAATTTATAATAAACAGCCATTTGCCTGCCCACTCAatttttccctttctctttcttctgattttatctttttttgtttttatttttttccttttccactCTTCTTCTGTAATAAAGAGATTATTCGATAGAAACCAGcaagaaacaataaaaaaactgTCTTCGCCCTTAATTTGAGCGGAAAAATTGATGCTTTGAACCAGGACAAATCGCAGGAACAAATGAACACATAAACAAGTGTACAAGCAAAGCTTTTTTATCTCCACCGCCTTGTCGGCTCATGTGCTCCACTCCTACACCGTAGAGGAAGAAGCCAAGCCGCACGCCGCAGCGAAAAGCCCgatcacccgccgccgccgaaggccCGAATTTTCCGCCTCTGCCAGCCGGAAACCCTCCGAATTTGGGGGGGCTACCACGGCTGGATCGCCGTGTTCATCGCCTTCCCCTCCCGGATCGGCGCGGATCCGGGCTCGGGACACCACGAAACCGCCCGAGGGAAGTCCTCCGAGGACCGAGAACACGTCGAGACGATGCGCCTCCTCGAGCGCAGCCACGCCTGCCGCCGATGCTGATGCCGTCGGGGGGCGGTCCAACCCTAGGCCAGCGGCTTCGGGAGCCGAATCGTGGCCGGGCACCGGAGGAATCGGCGGCTCCGAGGCTCGGATTTGGGAGCTAGGGTTTCGAGCTCCCGCGGGATTGCGTCGCCTCCTCGCGTCGtcgagagaggggagaggagaggagtcGAGAGTCGAGACGCGGATGGGGAAAGGGATCGGATGAGGCCATGGGAGCCAGGGGTGACGAACCTTAATCCGGGAAGTGTTTGAGCTGGGCTTGGGCTTTCTTTGGGCTCAGTCATCGACCATGATATCGGTCGGTGGGCCGTTCTCGTTGCACAGCAGCTTGAACAAgtgcgtcttttttatttttgtatttttcaaaaaaaaaattacagaaacaTACTTTTGGTTTTAGGTTTTACAGTtctgtacccctaccgcccggcagggaggcggtagggacctatatataaataaaaataaatttgtttTGCGTAGAGGTCCTTGGAGGGAGCCtcccgcccccctgccgggcggcaggccccctccccaaatataaaactccgctCTTTCTctctgcgccctcattttctgcccacgagatccagagaggggagagggagagaggaggggtgagggaggtaaaaaaaccggcgaagccctgtaggattttggatccgaaccgcaggtaaccaatatttctcaactttgtcattccagatttttttgtatatttaattttataattagtattttttattattgtaagcacttagggttcggattagtggttataattgaaggcatagtatatttgtagatattagattaattaaaatgaagtctttgcatggccagatatgtcgagcaaagtggcatttcaagttcattacggtgacttctatagaattactcatgattcctatggaataaatctatcagcattggaaagaaggcagtgcagtctagataaacccctagagaggagttttgagtccatacggaaatgtcttcacaagatgttcaatgtgaatccaaagaatcatttgcttacggttcataccttgacttcttgggaagctaatggggatttctgggagttgacgcatataagtagtacggaagaatgacaacattacatgcacgcatctcttgaaagtgggtggcctctcgcaatggtaattcagattcaccagaagaccggtgatttaggtgaagggtcaacacacacaatatctgactgcaatgaagagatgaaagaggataaagaagaagagaacatgcaagctccagaaccagaaccagaaccacaaggtttagcagatgaagacgagcggatacctggaattgtggaggacatggagaaagaagaccaggatgcacaaataatagagcaatgtggggactcatcggacgatgaggacgatgagcgcttcccattgttaggtgaatggcgtaaagagggttttggtaatccagtggtacaagatattagatgtccggagtttgaatacagagtgaatgaggtcatataaggggcaaagtatcgtaccattgaggatgtgaaTGATGTTGTGAAGCTCTGGgctgtatctctgaggaagaaattcagagtactgaagtctagcagcaaagaatacgaggtgaggtgtgcagatagagactgtacatggcgagtgcatgcatacaaggaaaagtttaagacacactgggaatgttcaattgttacaccacatacttgtagattgacatgtgttgtgggacatcatcgtaatatcacatcaactttcgtggctaagaagatgtatgtggtgattcttgacaaaatggattatgagcctgcattgataattagggacattgaacagaatttccagtatgtgatcagctatgcaaaggcttggcgggctaaacaaaaagtatttgagatgaggtttggcacttatgaagcatcatatgacaacctacctcgtatgcttgaagctattgtgcacagaaatcctggaagtgcccacagctttcagtacccactgctgcaacttgtgtggagcggacggtcacacttacaagaagtgcccacatctttcagtacccactgctgctgctgaggctggaccttccggggaatccgatggatggatcggctccacctacgagaattcgccgcatctagttgtgcacgtaacaacttgcaatgtatttgtgtgtacgaaactaAGTATATTATGTATTTGTCTCGAATTTAGTTGTAacgaatgaaaccttcaatgtaatatgttatgtgATATTTTGTTTAACGTTCTATTTATATTTCGTTCATTGTATCTTATGTGGTATTGTATCATAAATATAATCATTACAATCAAACATAAcaaacatataagtattgcaattaaagATACAGGCGTCCCGTCACAATTTACATCACAATCTAAAACTGATGTCCATCATAAGTTACAGATCatgtcatgaaatcatctaaatcgtcatcccagttgacagatggtggtgctgtaggtggtgcagcattacttgacgaacctctcgacttttcttttctctcttttctggttttaggttcatgtacagggggaggaacattaGGTGTTCGAGGCCatgatttggggggcatgaagtcatccatatcgtcatcccagttaacacaactaTGTGCTCGAGGTGATGctgcatgacttgacgaacctccggtcatctgttcttgcggaggCCGAGAA from Panicum virgatum strain AP13 chromosome 9K, P.virgatum_v5, whole genome shotgun sequence encodes:
- the LOC120650987 gene encoding E3 ubiquitin ligase PARAQUAT TOLERANCE 3-like isoform X2; protein product: MAVYYKFKSARDYDSIPIEGQFISVANLKERIFESKHLGRGTDFDLMISNAQTDEEYADEATMIPKNTSVLIRRIPGRPRKPIVTEPEESKATENVVEVAPVASGFLGDSSMKYPEESEWDDEFGNELYVSDSLLSQPASQAVDASENKVDEDSKIKALIDTSALDYSQIPDGYGSGRGYGRGMGGRMMAGRGFGRGLERKTPPPGYVCHRCKVPGHFIQHCPTNGDARYDVRRMKPPTGIPKSMLLQTPDGSYALPSGAGAVLKPNEAAFEKEIEGLPTTRSVGDLPPELRCPLCKEVMKDAVLTSKCCFRSFCDKCIRDYIISKSVCVCGATSILADDLLPNKTLRETISRILEAPPSSSTENVGSMVQVQDMESALPVQPKVRSPAVSAASKEETKAPTLVEESPDVDSLNGAKATNIDVSSSDNKATTIPDVAEGTMESKNVKEDKPVEVTPVAKDSQEKLPAGEQVKKKKKKKARAPGNADEQWKNFQDFGAENFAGMPLGPAGAFNPYWGGGVPLPMDYMGAPFPGPMPYMGYPPAPFNPFGGGVLPQDPFMPPGYMMPGVPRDLSELAVNPMGINMGPPIVGREEFDPRKRDHRRREMDRFNERERERGRSRELRGRSVERERERSRERERERERDRQLERERERERERARDREPRREARESSAAVNDSTSMRRKDRSRSHSQPDWSERAPPPSSSPEHRHSRRSPHRSSSSGKKRSSSDRYDDLPLPPPPPPPSSRHEPEPAKAQAASAAAASKSKASVFSRISFPGGGGGDGANPSDAKRSRRASSDKPPAHSSSSSRKGAAAAEDGDGRHRHHKNHREPSAAAEEEKRRPPAAAATEYYGGGEDEEESEEEEQHFKRRPSSSSRREREAQEEQPRHSRRSRDRKRR
- the LOC120650987 gene encoding E3 ubiquitin ligase PARAQUAT TOLERANCE 3-like isoform X1 is translated as MAVYYKFKSARDYDSIPIEGQFISVANLKERIFESKHLGRGTDFDLMISNAQTDEEYADEATMIPKNTSVLIRRIPGRPRKPIVTEPEESKATENVVEVAPVASGFLGDSSMKYPEESEWDDEFGNELYVSDSLLSQPASQAVDASENKVDEDSKIKALIDTSALDYSQIPDGYGSGRGYGRGMGGRMMAGRGFGRGLERKTPPPGYVCHRCKVPGHFIQHCPTNGDARYDVRRMKPPTGIPKSMLLQTPDGSYALPSGAGAVLKPNEAAFEKEIEGLPTTRSVGDLPPELRCPLCKEVMKDAVLTSKCCFRSFCDKCIRDYIISKSVCVCGATSILADDLLPNKTLRETISRILEAPPSSSTENVGSMVQVQDMESALPVQPKVRSPAVSAASKEETKAPTLVEESPDVDSLNGAKATNIDVSSSDNKATTIPDVAEGTMESKNVKEDKPVEVTPVAKDSQEKLPAGEQAVKKKKKKKARAPGNADEQWKNFQDFGAENFAGMPLGPAGAFNPYWGGGVPLPMDYMGAPFPGPMPYMGYPPAPFNPFGGGVLPQDPFMPPGYMMPGVPRDLSELAVNPMGINMGPPIVGREEFDPRKRDHRRREMDRFNERERERGRSRELRGRSVERERERSRERERERERDRQLERERERERERARDREPRREARESSAAVNDSTSMRRKDRSRSHSQPDWSERAPPPSSSPEHRHSRRSPHRSSSSGKKRSSSDRYDDLPLPPPPPPPSSRHEPEPAKAQAASAAAASKSKASVFSRISFPGGGGGDGANPSDAKRSRRASSDKPPAHSSSSSRKGAAAAEDGDGRHRHHKNHREPSAAAEEEKRRPPAAAATEYYGGGEDEEESEEEEQHFKRRPSSSSRREREAQEEQPRHSRRSRDRKRR